From a single Chlorocebus sabaeus isolate Y175 chromosome X, mChlSab1.0.hap1, whole genome shotgun sequence genomic region:
- the LOC103232764 gene encoding melanoma-associated antigen 3 has translation MPLEQRSQHYKPEEGLEARGEALGLVGAQASATEEQETASSSSTVVEVTLGEVPAAESPGPPQSPQGASTLPTTINYTLWSQSDEDSSSQEEEAPSTFPDLESGFQAALSRKVAELVHFLLLKYRVREPVTKAEMLGSVMRNCQYFFPVIFSKASDSLQLVFGIELMEVDPVGHLYILVTCLGLSYDGLLGDNQIMPKTGLLIIVLAIIAKEGDCAPEEKIWEELSVLEVFEGREHSIFADPRKLLTQDFVQENYLDYRQVPGSDPACYEFLWGPRALVETSYVKVLYHMLKISGGPHFSYPPLHEWALREGEE, from the coding sequence ATGCCTCTTGAGCAGAGGAGTCAACACTACAAGCCTGAAGAAGGCCTTGAGGCCCGAGGAGAGGCCCTGGGCTTGGTGGGTGCACAGGCTTCTGCTACTGAGGAGCAGGAGactgcctcctcctcttctacTGTAGTGGAAGTCACCCTGGGGGAGGTGCCTGCTGCTGAGTCACCGGGTCCTCCCCAGAGTCCTCAGGGAGCCTCCACCCTCCCCACTACCATCAACTACACTCTCTGGAGCCAATCTGATGAGGACTCCAGCAGCCAAGAAGAGGAGGCGCCAAGCACCTTTCCTGACCTGGAGTCCGGCTTCCAGGCAGCACTCAGTAGGAAGGTGGCTGAGTTGGTTCATTTTCTGCTCCTCAAGTATCGAGTCAGGGAGCCAGTCACAAAGGCAGAAATGCTGGGGAGTGTCATGAGAAATTGCCAGTACTTCTTTCCTGTGATCTTCAGCAAAGCATCTGATTCCTTGCAGCTGGTCTTTGGCATCGAGCTGATGGAAGTGGACCCAGTCGGCCACTTGTACATCCTtgtcacctgcctgggcctctcctACGATGGCCTGCTGGGCGACAATCAGATCATGCCCAAGACAGGCCTCCTGATAATCGTCCTGGCCATAATCGCAAAAGAGGGCGACTGCGCCCCTGAGGAGAAAATCTGGGAGGAGCTGAGTGTGTTGGAGGTGTTTGAGGGGAGGGAGCACAGTATCTTCGCGGATCCCAGGAAGCTGCTCACCCAAGATTTCGTGCAGGAAAACTACCTGGATTACCGGCAGGTGCCTGGCAGTGATCCTGCATGCTACGAGTTCCTGTGGGGTCCAAGGGCCCTCGTTGAAACCAGCTATGTGAAAGTCCTGTACCATATGCTAAAAATCAGTGGAGGACCTCACTTTTCCTACCCACCCCTGCATGAATGGGCTTTGAGAGAGGGGGAAGAGTGA
- the LOC103232762 gene encoding LOW QUALITY PROTEIN: chondrosarcoma-associated gene 2/3 protein (The sequence of the model RefSeq protein was modified relative to this genomic sequence to represent the inferred CDS: inserted 1 base in 1 codon), producing the protein MWMGLIQLVEGVKRKYQAFREKEFYHKTNIKMLCEFXTCWPAFAVLGEAGGDQVDWSRLLRDAGVVNMSRKPRASSPLSKNHPPTPKRRGRGKHPLNPSPEALSKFPRQPGREKGPAKEVPGTKVSP; encoded by the exons atgtggatgggcctcatccaattaGTTGAAGGTGTTAAGAGAAAATATCAGGCTTTCCGGGAAAAGGAATTCTACCACAAGACTAACATAAAAATGCTGTGTGAGT CCACCTGCTGGCCTGCCTTCGCTGTCCTGGGGGAGGCAGGGGGAGACCAGGTGGACTGGAGTAGATTGTTGAGAGATGCTGGTGTGGTGAACATGTCCAGGAAACCACGAGCCTCCAGCCCATTGTCCAAAAACCACCCGCCAACACCAAAGAGGCGAGGAAGGGGAAAGCATCCTCTCAACCCCAGCCCAGAAGCCCTATCAAA GTTCCCAAGACAACCCGGAAGGGAAAAGGGACCCGCCAAGGAAGTTCCAGGAACAAAAGTCTCTCCCTGA
- the LOC119623045 gene encoding melanoma-associated antigen 3-like, producing the protein MSLEQRSQHCKPEEGLEAQGEALGLVGAQAPATEEQETASSSSTVVEVTLGEVPAAESPGPPQSPQGASTLPTTNNYTLWSQFDEDSSNQEEEGPSTFPDLESGFQAALSRKVAELVHFLLLKYRAREPVTKTEMLGSVMRNCQYFFPVIFSKASDSLQLVFGIELMEVDPVGHLYILVTCLGLSYDGLLGDNQIMPKAGLLIIVLAIIAKEGDCAPEEKIWEELNVLEVFDERGDSIFADPRKLLTQDFVQENYLDYRQVPGSDPACYEFLWGPRALVETSYVKVLYHMLKISGGPHFSYPPLHEWALREGEE; encoded by the coding sequence ATGTCTCTTGAGCAGAGGAGTCAGCACTGCAAGCCTGAAGAAGGCCTTGAGGCCCAAGGAGAGGCCCTGGGCCTGGTGGGTGCGCAGGCTCCTGCTACTGAGGAGCAGGAGactgcctcctcctcttctacTGTAGTGGAAGTCACCCTGGGGGAGGTGCCTGCTGCTGAGTCACCGGGTCCTCCCCAGAGTCCTCAGGGAGCCTCCACCCTCCCCACTACCAACAACTACACACTCTGGAGCCAATTTGATGAGGACTCCAGCAACCAAGAAGAGGAGGGGCCAAGCACCTTTCCTGACCTGGAGTCCGGCTTCCAGGCAGCACTCAGTAGGAAAGTGGCTGAGTTGGTTCATTTTCTGCTCCTCAAGTATCGAGCCAGGGAACCAGTCACAAAGACGGAAATGCTGGGGAGTGTCATGAGAAATTGCCAGTACTTCTTTCCTGTGATCTTCAGCAAAGCATCTGATTCCTTGCAGCTGGTCTTTGGCATCGAGCTGATGGAAGTGGACCCAGTCGGCCACTTGTACATCCTTGTCACCTGTCTGGGCCTCTCCTACGATGGCCTGCTGGGCGACAATCAGATCATGCCCAAGGCAGGCCTCCTGATAATCGTCCTGGCCATAATCGCAAAAGAGGGCGACTGCGCCCCTGAGGAGAAAATCTGGGAGGAGCTGAATGTGTTGGAGGTGTTTGACGAGAGGGGAGACAGTATCTTTGCGGATCCTAGGAAGCTGCTCACCCAAGATTTCGTGCAGGAAAACTACCTGGATTACCGGCAGGTGCCTGGCAGTGATCCTGCATGCTACGAGTTCCTGTGGGGTCCAAGGGCCCTCGTTGAAACCAGCTATGTGAAAGTCCTGTACCATATGCTAAAAATCAGTGGAGGACCTCACTTTTCCTACCCACCCCTGCATGAATGGGCTTTGAGAGAGGGGGAAGAGTGA